The following are encoded together in the Kribbella sp. CA-293567 genome:
- a CDS encoding RNA polymerase sigma factor produces MVRLPPFQALVDDHWRDVARLARALAGPVDGDDVAQRAWEKAFAAYPNLTSARNLRGWLLTITARCATDLHRARKPQTPLDDAPPITVDGPEAADFPDPGLWRAVQNLPERQRVAVTLKYVGDLDHHGVAAALDTTPAASRRLVSDALATLRTELGVDHD; encoded by the coding sequence ATGGTGAGGCTGCCGCCGTTCCAGGCGCTCGTGGACGATCACTGGCGCGACGTCGCCAGGCTCGCCCGCGCGCTGGCCGGACCGGTCGACGGTGACGACGTCGCCCAGCGCGCCTGGGAGAAGGCCTTCGCCGCGTACCCGAACCTCACTTCGGCCCGGAACCTGCGCGGCTGGCTGCTCACCATCACCGCTCGCTGCGCGACCGATCTGCACCGGGCCCGCAAACCGCAGACGCCGCTGGACGACGCGCCGCCGATCACCGTCGATGGCCCGGAGGCCGCCGACTTCCCCGATCCGGGCCTCTGGCGCGCGGTACAAAACCTGCCCGAACGGCAGCGCGTCGCCGTCACCCTCAAGTACGTCGGCGACCTGGACCACCACGGCGTGGCCGCCGCCCTGGACACCACGCCCGCCGCATCGCGCCGACTCGTCAGCGATGCGCTCGCGACCCTGCGCACCGAACTCGGAGTGGACCATGACTGA
- a CDS encoding arginine deiminase — MTEAYGVDSEVGPLRTVMLHRPGNELRRLTPRNNDKLLFDGLPWVGRAQEEHDAFAQVLRDRDVEVLYLHELLAQALGDPAARAEAVAGATEDLRLGDTLRDYLQTALTALDPQELAEALMAGVRNDEVRAGGLVTSLLAHEDFLIDPLPNLLFTRDSSLWIRDHVAVTSLAMPARVRESQLTELIYTFHPRFAGAEKVYDHSLEHVEGGDVLALGPGVLAVGVGERTTPAGVERLARRVFAKGLAHTVLAVPIAQQRATMHLDTVCTMVDVDAVLMYPNMAEEMRALAVTAEGDELHVAESEPFLVAAAKALGIDTLRRIDTGLDPVTAEREQWDDGNNTLALAPRVCIAYERTEETNQRLEESGIEVIRISGSELGSGRGGPRCMSCPVLRDPLTTA; from the coding sequence ATGACTGAGGCGTACGGCGTCGACAGCGAGGTCGGGCCACTGCGGACGGTGATGCTTCACCGGCCGGGCAACGAGCTCCGCCGACTCACCCCGCGCAACAACGACAAGCTGCTCTTCGACGGCCTTCCCTGGGTCGGCCGCGCGCAGGAGGAGCACGACGCCTTCGCGCAGGTGCTCCGGGACCGCGACGTCGAGGTGCTCTACCTGCACGAACTGCTCGCCCAGGCGCTCGGTGATCCGGCCGCCCGCGCCGAGGCGGTGGCCGGCGCGACCGAGGACCTCCGGCTCGGCGACACCCTGCGCGACTACCTCCAGACCGCACTGACCGCGCTCGACCCGCAGGAGCTGGCCGAGGCCCTGATGGCCGGCGTGCGGAACGACGAGGTGCGGGCCGGCGGTCTGGTCACCTCCCTACTCGCGCACGAGGACTTCCTGATCGATCCGCTGCCGAACCTGCTGTTCACCCGCGACTCGAGCCTGTGGATCCGTGACCACGTCGCCGTCACCTCGCTGGCGATGCCGGCCCGGGTCCGCGAGTCGCAGCTGACCGAGCTGATCTACACCTTTCACCCCCGTTTCGCCGGGGCGGAGAAGGTCTACGACCACAGCCTGGAACACGTCGAAGGCGGCGACGTGCTCGCCCTCGGGCCCGGCGTACTGGCTGTGGGAGTCGGCGAGCGGACCACGCCGGCCGGCGTCGAGCGACTGGCCCGGCGGGTGTTCGCGAAGGGGCTGGCGCACACGGTGCTGGCCGTACCGATCGCGCAGCAGCGCGCCACGATGCACCTCGACACGGTCTGCACGATGGTCGACGTGGATGCCGTACTGATGTATCCGAACATGGCCGAGGAGATGCGCGCGCTGGCCGTCACCGCCGAGGGCGACGAGCTGCATGTCGCGGAGTCCGAGCCGTTCCTGGTGGCCGCGGCCAAGGCGCTCGGCATCGACACGTTGCGCCGGATCGACACCGGCCTGGACCCGGTCACCGCCGAGCGCGAGCAGTGGGACGACGGCAACAACACCCTCGCGCTGGCTCCGCGGGTCTGCATCGCCTACGAGCGCACCGAGGAGACCAACCAGCGGCTGGAGGAGTCCGGGATCGAGGTCATCCGGATCTCCGGTTCCGAGCTCGGTTCCGGTCGCGGCGGCCCCCGTTGCATGTCGTGCCCGGTCCTGCGGGATCCGCTGACGACCGCCTGA
- a CDS encoding LLM class flavin-dependent oxidoreductase, with protein MSRQLHLNAFLMSTGHHEASWRLPESNPVANTDVAHYQNLARIAERGRFDSIFFADSPQLIGDVGRRPAGSLEPTVLLTAIAAATSRIGLIATASTTYNDPYNLARRFASVDHVSGGRAGWNVVTTAGPDAAKNFNLADQPTHAERYDRAAEFLEVAYQLWDSWEDDATIADKESGVWGDDSKVRPIEHVGRHFQVHGPLNLPRSPQGHPLIVQAGSSEDGKGLAARYAEAVFTAQQTLEDAQAFYADLKARTAALGRDPSAIKILPGIVPVIGGTEEEALRLERELDDLIKPEYARRQLAKTLRVAPEDLPLDQQLPAELPAEDEIEGAKSRYTLIVTLARREKLTVRQLIGRLGGGRGHRTFSGTPEQVADAIQDWFDAGAADGFNIMPAVLPSGLQVFADQVVPILQQRGLFRTDYTGTTLRDHYGLPRPPGRTRSLQQAAG; from the coding sequence GTGAGCCGCCAGTTGCACCTGAACGCCTTCCTGATGAGCACCGGACACCACGAAGCTTCCTGGCGCCTGCCGGAGAGCAATCCCGTCGCGAACACCGACGTGGCGCACTACCAAAACCTGGCGCGGATCGCGGAGCGCGGCAGGTTCGACTCGATCTTCTTCGCGGACTCACCGCAGCTGATCGGCGACGTGGGGCGCCGTCCGGCCGGTTCGCTGGAGCCGACCGTGCTGCTCACCGCGATCGCGGCGGCGACGTCGCGGATCGGGCTGATCGCGACCGCCAGTACGACGTACAACGATCCCTACAACCTGGCCCGCCGGTTCGCCAGCGTCGACCACGTGAGCGGCGGGCGCGCGGGCTGGAACGTGGTCACCACCGCGGGCCCGGACGCGGCGAAGAACTTCAACCTGGCCGACCAGCCCACGCACGCGGAGCGGTACGACCGGGCGGCGGAGTTCCTCGAGGTCGCCTACCAGCTGTGGGACTCATGGGAGGACGACGCGACCATTGCCGACAAGGAGTCCGGCGTCTGGGGTGACGACTCCAAGGTCAGGCCGATCGAGCACGTCGGGCGGCATTTCCAGGTGCACGGACCGCTCAACCTGCCGCGGTCACCGCAGGGTCATCCACTGATCGTGCAGGCCGGCTCGTCCGAGGACGGCAAGGGGCTGGCCGCGCGGTACGCCGAAGCTGTCTTCACCGCCCAGCAGACCCTCGAGGACGCACAGGCCTTCTACGCCGACCTGAAGGCCCGCACCGCCGCGCTCGGTCGCGACCCTTCGGCGATCAAGATCCTACCCGGCATCGTCCCGGTGATCGGCGGCACCGAGGAGGAGGCGCTGCGGCTGGAACGCGAGCTCGACGACCTGATCAAGCCCGAGTACGCCCGCCGGCAACTCGCCAAGACACTCCGCGTCGCGCCCGAGGACCTCCCGCTGGACCAGCAACTTCCCGCGGAGCTCCCCGCCGAGGACGAGATCGAGGGCGCCAAGAGCCGCTACACCCTGATCGTCACCCTCGCCCGCCGCGAAAAACTCACCGTTCGCCAGCTGATCGGCCGCCTGGGCGGCGGCCGCGGTCACCGAACCTTCAGCGGCACTCCTGAGCAGGTCGCCGACGCGATCCAGGACTGGTTCGACGCCGGCGCGGCAGACGGCTTCAACATCATGCCCGCCGTCCTCCCCTCCGGCCTGCAGGTCTTCGCCGACCAGGTAGTCCCGATCCTTCAGCAACGTGGCCTGTTCCGCACCGACTACACCGGCACCACCCTCCGAGACCACTACGGCCTACCCCGCCCACCCGGCCGCACCCGCTCCCTCCAGCAAGCCGCCGGTTAA
- a CDS encoding zinc-binding dehydrogenase: MRAVVLKQPGPPESLTVSTVERPEPREGWIRIKVEAFGLNRSEYHLRAGMASDATFPIIPGIEATGTVDLAPGGEFEPGRQVVAMMGGMGRSYDGGYAEYTVVPAASVVPVTTDLDWATLGALPEMLQTAHGSLHTGLGIRPGQSILIRGGTSSVGVAAAVLAKEQGLTVFSTTRNPKRLDLLRDLGVDHPLVDDGNIAAQVREIVPAGVDAALELVGTNVLPDTLKATAVQGTVCFTGMLSDAWTIPDFYPIGYLPNGVRLTAYSGERSDLPTEAFQRYVDLVAAGKLPVRIDRVFALDEIAEAHRIMEDGEAVGKLVVRVS, translated from the coding sequence ATGCGAGCAGTCGTGCTGAAACAACCGGGGCCGCCGGAATCGCTGACGGTCAGCACCGTCGAGCGGCCGGAGCCCCGCGAGGGCTGGATCAGGATCAAGGTCGAGGCGTTCGGCCTGAACCGGTCCGAGTACCACCTCCGCGCGGGGATGGCCTCCGACGCCACTTTCCCGATCATCCCGGGCATCGAGGCGACCGGCACGGTGGACCTCGCCCCGGGTGGCGAGTTCGAGCCCGGCCGGCAGGTGGTCGCGATGATGGGCGGGATGGGCCGCAGCTACGACGGCGGGTACGCGGAGTACACCGTCGTACCGGCTGCTTCTGTCGTCCCGGTGACGACCGACCTCGACTGGGCCACGCTCGGCGCCCTGCCGGAGATGTTGCAGACAGCCCACGGTTCACTGCACACCGGCCTGGGCATCCGGCCAGGGCAGAGCATCCTGATCCGCGGCGGTACGTCGTCCGTCGGAGTCGCCGCCGCGGTCCTGGCCAAGGAGCAGGGCCTGACCGTCTTCTCCACCACCCGCAACCCGAAGCGCCTCGACCTGCTGCGCGACCTGGGCGTCGACCACCCATTGGTTGACGACGGCAACATTGCCGCCCAGGTGCGGGAGATCGTCCCGGCCGGCGTCGACGCGGCGCTGGAACTGGTCGGCACCAACGTGCTCCCCGACACCTTGAAGGCCACGGCCGTGCAAGGAACCGTCTGCTTCACCGGCATGCTCAGCGACGCCTGGACCATCCCGGACTTCTACCCGATCGGCTACCTGCCCAACGGCGTCCGCCTGACCGCCTACAGCGGCGAACGCAGCGACCTCCCCACCGAAGCCTTCCAGCGCTACGTCGATTTGGTTGCCGCAGGCAAACTCCCGGTCCGGATCGACCGGGTGTTCGCGCTGGACGAGATCGCCGAGGCCCACCGCATCATGGAAGACGGCGAAGCGGTCGGGAAGCTCGTGGTCCGCGTCAGTTAG
- a CDS encoding flavin reductase family protein, producing the protein MSVHAINPALPARPGLSIVPNPPVERSVDAGIFRAVFRRHAAGVVVITADAGNGPVGFTATSLVSVSLLPPLVSFSIATTASSWPTVHRADSLVINFLDAGQHEIAGRFATSGIDRFAEPTRWSRLRTGEPVLDEAPSYLRALVEHRFAVADHHLVVARLAIHAERREHEPLLYHDGRYATTDRPS; encoded by the coding sequence ATGTCCGTCCATGCGATCAACCCTGCCCTGCCTGCTCGTCCCGGCTTGAGCATCGTCCCGAATCCACCAGTGGAGCGGAGCGTCGACGCCGGCATCTTCCGCGCGGTGTTCCGCCGGCACGCGGCCGGCGTGGTGGTGATCACCGCCGACGCGGGCAACGGCCCGGTCGGCTTCACCGCGACCTCGCTGGTCTCGGTCAGCCTGTTGCCGCCGCTGGTGTCGTTCTCGATCGCCACCACCGCCTCCAGTTGGCCGACCGTGCACCGGGCCGACAGCCTGGTGATCAACTTCCTCGACGCCGGCCAGCACGAGATCGCCGGCCGGTTCGCCACCAGCGGCATCGACCGGTTCGCCGAACCGACCCGCTGGTCCCGCCTGCGGACCGGTGAACCCGTGCTGGACGAGGCGCCCAGCTACCTGCGCGCTCTCGTCGAGCATCGCTTCGCAGTGGCCGATCACCACCTCGTCGTGGCCCGGCTCGCCATCCATGCCGAACGCCGCGAGCACGAGCCGTTGCTGTACCACGACGGCCGCTACGCGACCACCGACCGGCCCTCCTGA
- a CDS encoding ATP-binding protein — protein sequence MSSATLPADVSVVDVVLPHEVSAVADARRRLAGYLKRHRVAANVSDDAQLVLSELLSNAIRYAPALPGGEVRAAWWIDKAGIHLEVVDGCGDTEPQRITGAHPESVGGRGLAIVDMLTAEWGVRTVSHRRTVYAVVPR from the coding sequence TTGTCCTCTGCGACCCTGCCCGCCGACGTCAGCGTTGTGGACGTCGTACTGCCGCACGAAGTGTCCGCCGTGGCGGACGCCCGCCGCCGTCTGGCCGGCTACCTCAAGCGGCACCGGGTCGCCGCCAACGTGAGTGACGACGCTCAACTGGTCCTGTCGGAGCTGCTCTCCAACGCGATCCGGTACGCGCCGGCCCTGCCCGGTGGCGAGGTCCGGGCCGCCTGGTGGATCGACAAGGCCGGCATCCACCTGGAGGTCGTCGACGGCTGCGGCGACACCGAGCCGCAGCGGATCACCGGCGCCCATCCCGAATCCGTCGGCGGCCGTGGTCTGGCCATCGTCGACATGCTCACCGCAGAGTGGGGCGTCCGGACCGTCAGCCACCGCCGGACCGTGTACGCCGTCGTACCGCGCTGA
- a CDS encoding glycosyltransferase: protein MSGTDLPPVEPAQGSVACVIPAKDEAERIVATVDAVRKITGVDLVVVVDDGSTDGTAEVAERAGAVVVRHPRNRGKAAAMETGAAAVAERDGARARHLLFLDADLADSAAGAEPLIEPVLAGRADMTIGTLPAQVRPDGSKAGGHGFVVRLARAGIEQATGWAPEQPLSGQRCLTRVAFEAALPLARGFGVEAALSIDLGRKGFRIVEVPIDVRHRATGTDWRGQLHRGRQFLHVRRALAARSALPARGGRPAR from the coding sequence GTGTCCGGTACTGATCTGCCTCCCGTCGAGCCCGCTCAGGGCTCCGTCGCGTGCGTGATCCCGGCCAAGGACGAGGCCGAGCGGATCGTCGCCACGGTCGACGCGGTGCGCAAGATCACCGGCGTGGACCTGGTCGTGGTCGTCGACGACGGCTCGACCGACGGCACCGCCGAGGTCGCCGAGCGGGCCGGCGCGGTCGTCGTCCGGCATCCGCGCAACCGCGGCAAGGCGGCGGCGATGGAGACCGGAGCGGCTGCGGTCGCGGAGCGCGATGGCGCGCGAGCGAGGCACCTGCTGTTCCTGGACGCCGACCTGGCCGACTCCGCCGCGGGCGCCGAGCCGTTGATCGAGCCGGTCCTGGCGGGTCGCGCCGACATGACCATCGGAACGCTGCCGGCTCAGGTCCGGCCGGACGGTAGCAAGGCCGGCGGCCACGGTTTCGTCGTCCGGCTGGCTCGGGCCGGAATCGAGCAGGCCACCGGCTGGGCGCCGGAGCAGCCGCTGTCCGGGCAGCGCTGCCTGACCCGAGTTGCCTTCGAGGCCGCGCTCCCGCTGGCCCGGGGTTTCGGCGTCGAGGCCGCGCTGAGCATCGACCTCGGCCGCAAGGGTTTCCGCATCGTCGAGGTCCCGATCGACGTCCGGCACCGGGCGACCGGCACCGACTGGCGGGGGCAGTTGCATCGCGGCCGCCAGTTCCTGCACGTCCGCCGGGCGCTCGCGGCGCGCAGCGCGTTGCCGGCTCGCGGCGGCAGGCCGGCGCGATGA
- a CDS encoding ABC transporter ATP-binding protein → MATHTGGLTLKQAVEVRGLTRRYDDRVVLDDLDLSIEPGEFVALLGKSGSGKSTLLRALAGLDYDVEGSGELVVPENVSVVFQDSRLLPWARVLENVLLGLKNAGERGRQSLAEVGLAGREQAWPNELSGGEQQRVALARSLVREPALLLADEPFGALDALTRLKMHVLLRKLCAAHQPAVLLVTHDVDESIVLADRVIVLDEGRIVAEQTIELDQPRSPADPGFAAVRTELLDALGVSL, encoded by the coding sequence ATGGCGACGCACACTGGCGGACTGACCCTGAAGCAGGCCGTCGAGGTTCGCGGCCTGACTCGCCGCTACGACGACCGAGTGGTCCTCGATGATCTCGACCTGAGTATCGAACCCGGCGAATTTGTTGCCCTGCTAGGGAAAAGTGGCTCCGGCAAGAGCACTCTGCTCCGCGCTCTGGCCGGATTGGACTACGACGTCGAGGGCTCCGGCGAACTCGTCGTACCGGAGAACGTGTCGGTGGTCTTCCAGGACTCCCGTTTGTTGCCTTGGGCCCGGGTTTTGGAGAATGTCCTGCTGGGGCTGAAGAACGCCGGCGAGCGCGGTCGGCAGAGTCTCGCCGAGGTGGGGCTGGCGGGTCGCGAGCAGGCCTGGCCGAACGAGTTGTCCGGTGGCGAGCAGCAACGGGTCGCGCTGGCCAGATCCCTGGTGCGCGAACCGGCTCTGTTGCTGGCCGACGAACCGTTCGGAGCGCTGGATGCGCTGACCCGGTTGAAGATGCACGTCCTGCTGCGGAAGCTCTGCGCCGCGCACCAGCCCGCCGTCCTGCTGGTCACTCACGACGTCGACGAGTCCATCGTGCTTGCCGACCGGGTGATCGTGCTCGACGAAGGCCGGATCGTCGCCGAACAGACGATCGAGCTCGACCAGCCCCGCAGTCCCGCCGACCCGGGCTTCGCCGCGGTCCGGACCGAACTTCTCGATGCCTTGGGAGTATCACTGTGA
- a CDS encoding ABC transporter permease: MTQLAIPGIRADHGRRAVVQPVRRRRRLGPGRQIKFGAAIGPVLLLISWSIGSATGLLDPRILSAPWTVVTTTGDLIADGRLQSNLLTSAQRALAGLGLGILLGTVLALLSGLSRVGEAILDGPIQIKRAIPSLALLPLLILWLGIGETMKVVTITLGVFVPIYIHTHNGLRTIDSRYVELAETVGLSRWHFIRRVVLPGALPGFLLGLRFAVTGAWLALVVVEQINSTSGIGYMMELARTYGQTDIIIVGLVLYGALGLLSDGAVRLVQRKALSWRRTLAD; the protein is encoded by the coding sequence ATGACGCAGCTGGCCATTCCCGGCATCCGCGCCGACCACGGTCGCCGTGCCGTCGTCCAGCCCGTACGTCGTCGGCGCCGGCTCGGGCCGGGCCGGCAGATCAAGTTCGGCGCCGCCATCGGGCCGGTCCTGCTGCTGATCAGCTGGTCGATCGGCTCGGCGACCGGCCTGCTCGACCCGCGCATCCTGTCGGCGCCGTGGACGGTCGTCACCACCACCGGCGACCTGATCGCCGACGGCAGGCTGCAGTCCAACCTGCTGACCTCGGCCCAGCGCGCTCTCGCAGGCCTCGGCCTCGGCATCCTGCTCGGCACGGTCCTGGCCCTGCTCTCGGGGCTGAGCCGCGTCGGCGAGGCGATCCTCGACGGCCCGATCCAGATCAAGCGCGCGATTCCGTCGCTCGCGCTGCTGCCACTGCTGATCCTCTGGCTCGGGATCGGCGAGACGATGAAGGTGGTCACGATCACGCTCGGCGTCTTCGTGCCGATCTACATCCACACCCACAACGGGCTGCGCACGATCGACAGCCGGTACGTCGAACTCGCCGAGACCGTCGGCCTGTCCCGCTGGCACTTCATCCGCCGGGTGGTCCTGCCCGGCGCGCTGCCGGGCTTCCTGCTCGGCCTGCGCTTCGCGGTGACCGGCGCCTGGCTGGCGCTCGTGGTGGTCGAGCAGATCAACTCCACCAGCGGGATCGGCTACATGATGGAGCTGGCCCGCACCTACGGCCAGACCGACATCATCATCGTCGGCCTGGTTCTCTACGGCGCGCTCGGCCTGCTGTCCGACGGAGCCGTCCGGCTGGTCCAGAGGAAGGCACTGTCATGGCGACGCACACTGGCGGACTGA
- a CDS encoding DUF5926 family protein, translating to MGKKSRNRAKNTTTVTLDPADLTDVGPREPCPCGSGKRFKQCHGREQAQAADSFVVRPFEGLPSECDLIAFREIVPAGTAELTLAGEHQGKKVNLVTLLPMAMPGLVRDDETIWIGLQTHASSGDPSRDVAHAITAALKTEPGNPIQLGDLLKDGPRLQDLVDAGEPITVKVHDGFDYWVGENVEDPTGEVAAGLERANAAAAPTVRLESVEAAYWTQIGDRRYLRWVLPHAEDTLLDALARLHAAGSSSLTEGSRLIGSFRALGVLAPVWELPADAEAADLEKPAAEFAVALDQALATEAALTTEERAARAGLASRQLTIR from the coding sequence ATGGGAAAGAAGTCGCGCAACCGCGCCAAGAACACCACGACCGTCACGCTGGATCCGGCCGACCTGACCGACGTCGGCCCGCGCGAGCCCTGCCCGTGCGGATCGGGGAAGCGGTTCAAGCAGTGCCACGGCCGTGAGCAGGCGCAGGCGGCGGACAGTTTCGTGGTCCGCCCGTTCGAGGGCCTGCCGTCCGAGTGCGACCTGATCGCCTTCCGTGAGATCGTCCCGGCCGGTACGGCGGAGCTGACGCTGGCCGGCGAGCACCAGGGCAAGAAGGTCAACCTGGTCACCCTGCTGCCGATGGCGATGCCCGGCCTGGTGCGTGACGACGAGACGATCTGGATCGGCCTGCAGACGCATGCCTCCTCCGGCGACCCGAGCCGCGACGTCGCGCACGCCATCACCGCGGCGCTGAAAACCGAGCCGGGCAACCCGATCCAGCTCGGCGACCTGCTCAAGGACGGACCGCGACTGCAGGACCTGGTCGACGCCGGCGAGCCGATCACCGTGAAGGTGCACGACGGTTTCGACTACTGGGTCGGCGAGAACGTCGAAGACCCGACCGGTGAGGTGGCGGCCGGACTGGAGCGCGCGAACGCGGCGGCTGCTCCGACCGTCCGGCTGGAGTCGGTCGAGGCGGCGTACTGGACCCAGATCGGCGACCGTCGCTACCTGCGCTGGGTGCTGCCGCACGCCGAGGACACGCTGCTCGACGCGCTGGCCCGGCTGCACGCGGCCGGCTCGTCCTCGCTGACCGAGGGCAGCCGCCTGATCGGCTCGTTCCGTGCGCTCGGCGTGCTCGCGCCGGTGTGGGAGCTCCCGGCCGACGCCGAGGCCGCCGACCTGGAGAAGCCGGCTGCCGAGTTCGCGGTCGCGCTCGACCAGGCGCTGGCCACCGAGGCCGCGCTGACCACCGAAGAGCGGGCCGCCCGCGCCGGTCTGGCCAGCCGGCAGCTGACGATCCGCTAG
- a CDS encoding glycerophosphodiester phosphodiesterase, whose translation MAKRPSVVAHRGSSEVSPEHTLAAYRRAVEAGADGLECDIRLTADGHLVCVHDRRIDRTSNGRGVLSTMSLEELDGFDWGSWKNPWAELDEEAELPDPDLTKVLTLERLLETVHDAGRPLELAIETKHPTRYAGLVERRLIEMLDRFGWAHPRIGSESPVRVMSFSWLSLRRMRVLAPGLRTVLLMDRVPLRFRDGSLPTGVSYAGPSLEIVTAHPEYVDRAHKHGHQVHVWTVNTEQDVRHCQSIGVDALISDRPELAIQTLASPLPTSPALPIQPQRRKLHLPLRRSSPPQ comes from the coding sequence ATGGCGAAACGCCCCAGCGTGGTGGCCCACCGTGGCTCCAGCGAAGTGAGTCCCGAGCACACGCTGGCGGCGTACCGCCGGGCCGTCGAGGCCGGAGCGGACGGGCTGGAGTGTGACATCAGGCTGACCGCGGACGGGCATCTGGTCTGTGTGCACGACCGCCGGATCGACCGCACCTCCAACGGGCGCGGTGTGCTGTCCACGATGAGCCTGGAGGAGCTGGACGGCTTCGACTGGGGATCGTGGAAGAACCCGTGGGCGGAGCTCGACGAGGAGGCCGAGCTGCCGGACCCGGACCTGACCAAGGTGCTCACGCTGGAGCGGCTGCTGGAGACGGTTCACGACGCCGGCCGGCCGCTCGAGCTGGCGATCGAGACCAAACACCCCACCCGGTACGCCGGACTGGTGGAGCGCCGGCTGATCGAGATGCTCGACCGCTTCGGCTGGGCGCATCCGCGGATCGGCTCGGAGTCCCCGGTGCGGGTGATGAGCTTCTCCTGGCTCTCCCTGCGCCGGATGCGCGTTCTGGCGCCGGGCCTGCGCACGGTGCTGCTGATGGACCGGGTGCCGCTGCGTTTCCGCGACGGCTCGCTGCCGACCGGGGTCTCGTACGCCGGTCCGAGCCTGGAGATCGTCACCGCCCACCCGGAGTACGTCGATCGCGCCCACAAGCACGGCCACCAGGTGCATGTCTGGACCGTCAACACCGAGCAGGACGTCCGGCACTGCCAGAGCATCGGCGTGGACGCGTTGATCAGCGACCGCCCCGAGCTGGCCATCCAGACGCTCGCGAGTCCGCTGCCCACCTCGCCCGCGCTGCCGATTCAGCCGCAGCGCCGCAAGTTGCACCTGCCGCTGCGCCGGTCCTCACCGCCGCAATGA
- a CDS encoding ABC transporter substrate-binding protein, which yields MPKKPFVVLAAAVTALTLLSGCGGDAQAGGGPKLALDAALPTDVPDGTRIVVGDPATQVALKLSGRLEQVSKYVQFANLSGGPQTTEAFRAKALDLGSVAEIPSIHATWTGLRVKIVASKFRQDAVDHPIYQLGVAPGVQVRTLADLRGKKIAYSPGQAQGALVLKALKKAGLTKQDVEFVELPSTGDVYASALAAKQVEVAPIGGVQIKRYLAKYGKDGATTIRHGIRDDATHLYGPAESLEDAGKAAAIRAYVAAWGVAQQWIDQHPKEWIEGYYVKDQGLTEADGQWLVQNAGHPDISADWSEAIKRQQETIELLAKETGNKVIQAADLYDLRFQTVASDAIKAAAK from the coding sequence ATGCCCAAGAAACCCTTCGTAGTACTGGCCGCGGCCGTGACCGCGCTCACCCTGCTCTCCGGCTGCGGCGGCGACGCCCAGGCCGGGGGCGGCCCCAAGCTCGCACTGGACGCGGCGCTGCCGACCGACGTACCGGACGGGACCAGGATCGTGGTCGGCGATCCGGCCACCCAGGTCGCGCTCAAGCTGTCGGGCCGGCTCGAGCAGGTCTCGAAGTACGTCCAGTTCGCCAACCTGAGCGGTGGTCCGCAGACCACCGAGGCGTTCCGCGCCAAGGCGCTCGATCTCGGCTCGGTCGCCGAGATCCCGTCGATCCACGCCACCTGGACCGGACTGCGGGTGAAGATCGTCGCCTCCAAGTTCCGCCAGGACGCGGTCGACCACCCGATCTACCAGCTGGGCGTCGCTCCCGGCGTACAGGTGCGGACGCTGGCCGACCTGCGCGGCAAGAAGATCGCCTACAGTCCCGGCCAGGCGCAGGGCGCGTTGGTGCTCAAGGCGCTGAAGAAGGCCGGGTTGACCAAGCAGGACGTCGAGTTCGTCGAGTTGCCGAGCACCGGCGACGTCTACGCGAGCGCGCTGGCCGCCAAGCAGGTGGAGGTCGCGCCGATCGGCGGCGTACAGATCAAGCGCTACCTGGCGAAGTACGGCAAGGACGGCGCCACCACGATCCGGCACGGGATCAGGGACGACGCGACTCATCTCTACGGGCCGGCCGAATCACTCGAGGACGCCGGCAAGGCGGCCGCGATCCGGGCGTACGTCGCAGCCTGGGGCGTTGCCCAGCAGTGGATCGACCAGCACCCGAAGGAGTGGATCGAGGGGTACTACGTCAAGGACCAGGGGCTCACCGAGGCCGATGGTCAGTGGCTGGTCCAGAACGCCGGGCACCCCGACATCAGTGCTGACTGGAGCGAAGCGATCAAGCGGCAGCAGGAGACGATCGAGCTGCTCGCCAAGGAGACCGGCAACAAGGTGATCCAGGCGGCCGACCTCTACGACCTGCGCTTCCAGACGGTGGCGTCCGACGCGATCAAGGCGGCGGCCAAATGA
- a CDS encoding GNAT family N-acetyltransferase, producing the protein MGYCYATASWGHGYGTEAARALLQWTFATLDLNRVQAEADTRNAASARILEKLGFVREGTLREDCIVNGEVSDSWVYGLLSRDWQRNEGASEQRLRGGTN; encoded by the coding sequence ATGGGCTACTGCTACGCCACCGCCTCGTGGGGCCACGGCTACGGCACGGAAGCCGCGAGAGCCCTGCTGCAGTGGACCTTTGCCACGCTGGACCTGAATCGGGTCCAGGCCGAGGCCGACACCCGGAACGCGGCCTCGGCCCGCATCCTGGAGAAGCTCGGATTCGTCCGGGAAGGGACGTTGCGGGAGGACTGCATCGTGAACGGCGAGGTTTCGGACTCGTGGGTCTACGGCCTGCTCAGCCGCGACTGGCAGCGAAACGAAGGAGCGAGCGAGCAGCGGCTACGCGGGGGAACTAACTGA